A region of the Vicugna pacos chromosome 7, VicPac4, whole genome shotgun sequence genome:
TCTTTTCTGGAGAGATAACTACTACGAGTCCCTAAGCTGCGGCTGGGCAGCCACACCGGGAAGCTGGAGCCTCCTAGTCCCAGGTTGTTCCACACCCTCGGGCCCCCGGGGGGTCACAGCAGAGCGTGGCGCGCAGGGCTGGGCCGGGCTCACCTGCAGGTGGTTGCCAGTCGGAACAATCTGAGGGGCTGTGGGAAAGACAGCTCTTCCCGGCGCGCACGGTGGCAGCGCATGCGCATGGCATTGGCGCTGGGGTCAGAGGGCGCGCGTAAGCCTGCCGTCCCCAGCACCACGAGGGCCACGCAGGCAGAGCCGGCTGCCAGAAAAAATCTCTCTCAGCTTCTTGCGAACATATACAAAGTCCAAAGAAAGAcgtaaaactttgttttcctttcctatcAGGGCATGTCTCAGATCAACAgtctcttctatttcttttctactCCTTTGTCTCATATTCGTGTCCCGGCCCCTCCTTCCACCATACCTTGTGGTACAGGCATTGGTCCAGGACGGACACACTGTTCCTGGCCCCACCTCAGGGAGGCAAATGTGGATCCTTATGTTCTTCAGGCTAGATCACTTGGAAAACAGCAAACCCTCCTTCCCGTACTCATCACCTCCTGTGACACAGCATAACAAGCTATTTTGCGAAAAGCCTGTCACCCCACCATCTTTGGTCAGATCAGATCAGGATGCTACTGGTCTTAGCACAGCAGAAAAGTATTTGGCCTTAAGTCCCAGTCCATAGAGCTTTAAATTTAGTGGGTTATTTCCATTATACAACACCTACTTCTTTTAACATTAGTAATAATATTTACAATAACAACtagcatttattgaatacttactttGTTTCTGACACTGTTATAAGTCATTTATCacctcttttaatcctcacaatactaAAAAATAGAATATCCAATTTTATTGGAAAGAGGTTAATTTCCCCAAAGTCACAGTAAGTGGTGGCACCAGGATTTGAACCAGGAAGTTGGGTTCACCATATTTGATTGCCATGAGGCTACATGTAACCAAAGGGTATGAAGGTTCAGTTATGCAAAATGAACAAGTTCTCGAGACCTAATGTCCAGTATGGTGATGATAGTAtaacaatactatattgtatacttgaaatttgctaagagtatAGACCTTAAGTCTttccacacacagcacacacacacacactcatacatatAGTAACTATGTAGAGGTGATGAATATATTAATTAGCTTAATTATGGTGATCATTTAACAATGTATACATAGATCAAAACATCAAGTTGTACAACTTAAGTATGTACAatttttatatgtcaattatatctcaaagctgtttaggaagaaaaaaatggatgatTTCATTAAATTAAATTCTCCAAATGTTAATATTTACCCTTGTGGCTTTATatgcacgcacatacacacacttttgTTTTTTGAACCGTTTTGCCATTAAAGACATGATGTCTTTTTAACCTTAAATGGTTCCATGCACGTTTcctaaaaaaaataaggacaacCTCTTATACAGCCACAATGCTAttattaaaatcaggaaattaacactgACTTAATACTATTATGTACTCTACAGCCTTATTCATATGTTTTCAGTTGTTCTAATAATAGCTTTAATAGCAAATTAGGCAGGGAGgtaaatagctcagtggtagtgtgcatgTTACCAAAGGCAAGCTTGTGTGCCCGCCACTCTACCAGGACAAATTGAAACAAACATCAAcattggagcagagaaaggtttactgcaggggcgagcaaggaggatggggtgacTCATGCCTAAGAAAACCCCGAACTCACCAAAGGATTTCAGCAAAACATATtcaaggccaggtgagggagggggggTCTCAAGGTCCATGATCAGCTCCCACACAGTCCTCTGGTTGATGGGGAGATAACAGAGCAGTCAACAATATCAACCCccaggcaccagaaggtctgggggcaaCGCACcctcatcaagtagttaattttttccctttggtggtggtttaagcatctgaaaaactcaggaaatatacatgaggtaccattatctgggtgcttcagagaggacctgcagcagaggatatgggggaggggtccctggaaggccccccagggtcctgcttggttacatgcatgcttagcatgcagaggtcctgggttcaatccccagtaactctacaaaaaaaaaaaggactacatGTAgccagccaatattttataatagggTCAATACAAGTTGTTAATCTGTGAATCAAAATACCAGGAACTGTGGTGCCTGGAATTCTCTGGGATGTATATGATCAGACCCAACAGGAGGGATCCAAAAAGATGGATGAAATGATTTATCAGACACTACAGTACTTCATGTCGTAAAAATCATAAATTTCTTGGAATTTTGTGCTCATTTATCACTGAGCACAAACTATATCCACTGTGtaggtagaaagaaaaaaaaggcatagCAGGAACAAACAgattcagagaaggaaatgggTATTTTTCAAAAGAGTTGTTGCATCAACTCTTCTATGGTTTGAAACAATTTTACAACAAATTCTGATGACAAATTATTTTGCCACACTTCATCAACAGGTCCAGAATTTTCCAGTAAATAcaaatttcagatttttaaatattctgcatgacatcagtttttttaaattatgcagtACAAATGTTTTTGAGTGCAAACATGGATAAGTAAAATATCTTGTGTTTATTTCTTAGTGTTATaatgtgtttatatgtgtatgtatgtaattttaGAGTAAACCCAAATGTTCTTGATGAACCCAAAATGGTAGAACTGCAGTAGACTTCACACAACAGACTTACAcgaaatatttatattaaataaatgattttctAAGACTCATGCTTTTTAGGCTCATTTATATCACACCATATCTATTGTCATAAACTGTGTGTGCCTTTCCTTTTGCACTGAAACAAGGCTGGTTCCAAATATTCCAAGTAGACAGTTTCTTACTGTAGTTTAGTGAAGGCTACAAAACTATCCGATTTGTTCAAAATTAATCAGTGGGGTGCTGAAGGACTTTTTTCCCCATCAGAAATGAAGTCAAAAAgcttatctatctatatataactATACATCTCTTTGTTCCCCACTTGAATATAAGCTCCTCTGAATAAATTATGCTCTTTCTCTTGACCCCCGCCCCACCATACGCTCATAACTACTGTTAGCAAATATCAGTAGGCAaccagctcccagcccagccaACCCCTGTCCCTGGGGAAATGAGTCAAAGTTTAATCACCTGAGCAGAATCTCTTTTATTGAAGAGTTATCACCTGGTGCCCTTGAACACAATTCAGTTTATCCCTTAGGCTTCCTTAGGAGGGAGTTCGTAAAGGTGTATGTGCCATGAACCTTACTGGCCACAGTGAACTTATTCTGGTGACAAAGTTCCTTTCATAAAAGAAGTTGGATACACAGCCGAATTCCCTATGTTGCTTACTGTCAGTTCTCCTCCGTGCCAAGCCACCCTCATCCCACGAAAGCTGAAGGACCCTACCACAAAATAAGCTCCTTTCTGGCTGAGTCCCCATCGcccaccccaccctacccccacctTGCCTTGACGTTGCACCCATTCCTATAGCAGAAAGTTGGCCCTTTTTTGCCTGCAGAAATGCCCTCGGTCAGTTCTTCACCCTGCACACGCCCAGGACGGTGAGAAGCTCAGGTGTCAGCAGCTGTTCTTGGACGATCACCTCTTTAGTTCTCTTCCGAGTCCAGTTGGTTGAGTCGCTTTACAATTATGCTGTTGATTTTCTTAAGATCGTCTATGTCCTTTCCCTCAGCTGCTAGTCTTCTTGACACATCTTCCATCTTGTTGCCCGTTTGaactttaaaatggaaaacagacaGTGTTCACTGGTTTTCAGCATGTTCCATCCAGACTCAGAGCCCTGAGGGCAGGGGGAGAGAGGGGGCTCGGCTGAGCGCTGAGATGCCCCCTTGGCAAATCCCCTGCTCTGATATCCCACACAGCCCAGAAGCCCAAGAGAGAAATTGCTGAAGACTGAAGTTAACTATCAAGTGAATGATTTTTACAATTTCTTGGTGCCAGACTTGACTACCTTCAGCAGCTCTGCACAGATTTTGGCTGAGAAAGACATTGCTGCAAGCAACTGAGGGAAACTGCCAGCGTGTCTGATTATCCCCAGAGAAGTGATTGTTATGTTGTCTCATTTTGAGACTCATTCTCAGAAAGAGTTTTTTGCTCCTCATTTGGGAGGTGAGATTTTTTGGGTTCTCGCCTATTTTGACATAACTCTTCTGGTTCTAAACCACCAGACCATAATGAATGTATAATAATTCTCCTCAGACCACCCTGAAAGCAGAGAGACcatatttccaaaataaacagaaCCCCTGGTTACTGAGTAACCCAGGGAACGGAACAGCCTGAGGTCTGTTTAGCAGAGTTAAAATTTCTGAGAAATGCAACACAATATCAGTATTTAATATTTGGGcttcttatcatttccatttcaGGCAAGTTTTTTCCAAGGTATCTTTTAAGTTTAGCAGAAAACTAACATGGAAATGTCAGAGCTTCACCTTCCAGCATTGGGACAAATTGCTGCCCAGAAGCTACTTATATCTCCCATGtctgaaaaattattttggaagTATTATGGTCCAAGACATGACAGAAGAGTCTTATTGAACATTGCTGCAGAGTGAGGTACCACTTGCTTCTGGGGAagaatgtgaaacaaacaaatccACAGCATGTGACATCCCTTCCCATCTTGGGAACCTTCTGCATGTGTCAAACACAGAAGGAAGTAGTGCCATGTTGGACTAAGTCTGTTCCCCAGTACAGTGGTTCCAAATTaaatccccaaaaagaaaaagggtTCCATGTGCaaaaaagttaaaggaaaatTATATCTGACTTGTCTTTTGGAAATTCACaaggagtgggaaaaaaaaacaaaaaaaccttgagCATAAACTTATACAGTAATTCTCAAACTCATTTCAGCACAGGGCCCTTTAGAGACTGCTTTTCTTATCCCTTAAGGCAACACTTAATAATATCCCACACACCTAGCATCTACACTGCTTGGCCACTGGAAACTGCTACCAAGGCAGGTAGGCATCCTTGGTCATCTAACTTGGTGTCCATTGTTCCTCTTTAGGACAGAGATTGTGACAAAAACATAAGGCTCAACAGTTTAATCAATGTAATCAGTATAAAATAGCCTATTTCTTTtgcataaaattataaagaattatAAAGAATGTAAGTTCTTGCACTTCAGTTAAAAGAATACACGTGTGCACTGAATCCCATTGAGAGTGAAAAGGTTTCCTTGTTAAAGATGCACACAGACCAAGTTCATTTACAGGGTCCTGTGTCAACTCTGGTCTTAAATTGGGCTAAGATTTATCTGGAAACCACAAGAAGCCTTTATTATTACTTCAACATAGGCAGTGGAGTGCTGGTGGGTTCTGGAGGCAGACGGGCCAGGGTATGAATCCCAGCTCTGCGTCTGATTTGCTGGATAAACATGGAGAGTGaaactctctgggccttagtCTTTCATCAGTAAAACAGAAATATTAGACGCTACCTTGAGGGGTAGAGTAAGGATTTAAGATAATGAATTTAATGTCTCTGGCACAGAGTAATCATTCAATAAAAAGGCATTCTTCTTTATTCACATCTTGTTTCTTAATATGAATTTGCCATCAATATAAAACACTCaaagcaaatataaaataaatcctGCTTATACCGGGAGTATAAAATGGTCACAAAGCGAATGGTCTTTGATGTCAGGCAGGGGAGTCTTTGTGTCCTGATAAGACACCTATTGGTAGTGGACTTGGGCGTATTAATTAATCTCTCCAAGCTTCAGTTTCAGCATGGGTAAAACCAGAATAAAAACAGGTCCCACACTATAGAGTCACCACGAGGTTGTGAGCAAACAGACATCAACTGATGCCTGGGAGAGAGTGAGCACCCAATACATAACATTGtttttatcattgttttatcatttatcaTAATCGCAGAAGAGAGAAGTGTTTTGGTTGCTCCCAAGTTAGTAAACATACCTAAAATTTCTCAATAGTTTAACTTAGTCATTACCCAGATGGGTGAGGGCAGAATGGTATTTGGAGCATCAACTAATGTGGGATAACATTTCAGAAAGAGTTCCAGGCGCTCTTTCCAGCCCTGCAGGTTCAGGGCCAACCTTCCTCCAATTAATAATCAGATACAAGGACACTGTTGTAAGGATTGTTCACATTGTAGCTTCTAAGAGCAAAAGGGCACTGGGAGACCGGGAAGCAGTTAAACATCATCTCTCccgtccagccccagccccaaacCGCATAAACACCCCTAAGCTGGAAGGAAGAGTTTAGGGGAAGGAAAGGGGTTAGAAGCTGTAAGAGTCATGCCCCTCTCTGCCCGCCTCTCCCCTCCCATCACTACCATCGATACCCCCACTAATCCTGCATGAACTTGAATGAGAGGATTTCAAAGGCATGAGATCCACCTCTCATTTAGGATGGTTGAAGGCAGGGGCAGAAGTGACTGTGCGGTGGATCCAGGCAGAAGGCTGTCAAAGACGACGCCCTCCTTTCAGGCTCCTTCCACTCttgggggggtgaggggagggaactGAAATAACTACAGTTGGTGATCCGCAGAGGACAGCTCAGAGCGGATGCTGGTGGGCACCATGGGAGGGGCAACATGCAGAAGGAGGAGACATCTTTGCAAGAGGACAGATGTCCCCTTCCCCTATCCATGGCAGAGGGGAGAGTGGCACTGAGACCTCAGGGATCTCTCGGTGGAGGGGCTGGGTGGGAAAGCCTGGGTCACCACTCAAGGGCAGGCATGCAGGGCCCAGGCCAAGGGCAGGCAGGACACGTTAGATCAGAAGCAGGACGCCAGCCTGGGCAGCGTCAGACAGGAGGGAAGCAGCCTCATTACATCCCAACACTGCCTCTGGGCCCTGGCACAAGCCTCATTGCTTCTAATTGATTTCAGGGAGGTGGGGAAATCTGGGAGCGGGGCTGAAACATGACTGTGACTAAGTTATAGATCTGAATTCATGGAGAACCTGTGTTTTGGATTAAGAAAACCCAGAATTAACTAGAATAAGCTGCCTACCATTGGCAGCTAGGGACTCCAGGTGAGAAACGAAAGTGTTAGAGAAACAGTTAATGCCCTCATTTGTGAACTCCTGGCAGTCTGGGCTTCTGTGTGCCCCAGCGACCTGCCCCAGGGCTGCATTCCCTAGGCATTCACGCTCTCTCGTCCTTCCACATCAGTACTGACTGCCAGGAAGCACTGCCTCGATCCAGGAGCAAGGGGAACCAATCAGCTACACATCAGTGGTACTTACCGATTAGAAATATCACGAAAGAAACCAGTGCCAGGCTAACAATCAGCACGATTATCAGCCCCAACAAAAACAGACTGTGGCTCCCATTTCCTGAGTTAGCGCCAACGTCTGGGATTTTCTCCTCCAGAGCTAATACgaaacaaacaacaaagacaaaaactCCTCAGCACACAGCTTGTCAGCAGAACCGAACAGTCCCCCACAAGTAGAGATATAAGGGGTACATCCATTTTCCCTCTGATCACTCTGGAGAGAGACTTCCATTCTAGGAATGTCTTTGGGCTGGGtgctttttgagaattttttaccttCTATACAGTATTCAAAGAACAAGCCAGGTCAACCTCTCTCTCCTCAGTCCCTATTTGAAGATTTCCTTGAAGACTATGTTAACACTGTATGTATCagaacatggatttttcatttgggAGGCGGGTGGGGGATAAAGAAGTTAAGGGTTCTGCATGACAGGGGCTCTATGGCCCTTTTCCCAGAGTGACCCAGGAGTAAGACCAGAGGGCTCCCGGCCACTTACTCTGGGTGAAAGGCTGAACACCTTGCAGTATCTTGCAGAAAACTCTATTTCCTGTCAAAATAACCAGTTATGCCTAATccatttaaacaacaacaacaacaacaaaataacccTGGTGTACTTTGGTTTCTGAAAGCTGTTTTCAGGATGGACATGCTGTGGAAGCCAGGTTCTCTGAAATGTTTTGCACTTGAGCTGAGACGGCAACCACGCTTCTACAACAGCCTGGTCCATCCAAACCATGAATTGTCTGCACATGGGCATCATTTTGGAAGGCATATTTGCCTAATAACACCCGaattaaattgaaaaagaaatacaaaaacttGGGGTAATGGAGATCCTTGAACTACTTCCGTATTCTCTCCTACTTTGTGTCAGTCCCACACCCTCTGCTACTTGACTAAGGAAGAATGGGTGGCTCGTGCCCCGTGCGTTATAAGGGGGCTGCATCACACCCTCCACAAGGTGTGCCTCCTAATCATAGCCGGGCATAAGCCGGCACCCAAACACCTACATTTAATGAGACTGACTGCATTAAAAACAGGTCA
Encoded here:
- the LSMEM1 gene encoding leucine-rich single-pass membrane protein 1 produces the protein MNRSSQDTGSSGIPEDRKLYVVDSINDLNKLNLCPAGSQQLYPLEEKIPDVGANSGNGSHSLFLLGLIIVLIVSLALVSFVIFLIVQTGNKMEDVSRRLAAEGKDIDDLKKINSIIVKRLNQLDSEEN